A window from Leptidea sinapis chromosome 11, ilLepSina1.1, whole genome shotgun sequence encodes these proteins:
- the LOC126966922 gene encoding ecdysone-inducible protein E75 isoform X6, with the protein MVSEMGEDLPILKGILNGVVKYHNAPVRFGRVPKREKARILAAMQQSSSSRAQEQAAAAELDDAPRLLARVVRAHLDTCEFTRDRVSAMRARARDCPTYSQPTLACPLNPAPELQSEKEFSQRFAHVIRGVIDFAGLIPGFQLLTQDDKFTLLKSGLFDALFVRLICMFDAPLNSIICLNGQLMKRDSIQSGANARFLVDSTFKFAERMNSMNLTDAEIGLFCSIVLITPDRPGLRNIELVERMHARLKACLQSVITQNRPDRPGFLRELMDTLPDLRTLSTLHTEKLVVFRTEHKELLRQQMWGEEEGCPWADSVADESARSPIGSVSSSESGEAIGDCGTPLLAATLAGRRRLDSRGSVDEEGLGIAHLAHNGLTVTPVRPQPRYRKLDSPTDSGIESGNEKHERIVGPGSGCSSPRSSLEEHVEDRRGADDMPVLKRVLEAPPLYDTPSLMNEAYKPHKKFRAMRRDVGEAPPPAQPALSPRPPRAPLSSTHSVLAKSLMEGPRMTPEQLKRTDIIQQYMRRSEAPAPAPLSPAPALQLQVDVADAPLNLSKKSPSPARYMPRMLEA; encoded by the exons CCGTCCGGTTCGGGCGCGTGCCGAAACGCGAGAAGGCTCGTATTTTGGCCGCGATGCAGCAGTCGTCGTCATCCAGGGCGCAGGAGCAGGCCGCCGCCGCGGAGCTCGACGACGCCCCGCGGCTGCTGGCTCGAGTCGTGCGCGCTCACCTCGACACGTGCGAGTTCACGCGCGACCGCGTGTCCGCAATGCGAGCACGTGCGCGCGACTGTCCCACATACTCCCAACCTACTCTG GCCTGTCCGCTAAACCCGGCCCCAGAGCTGCAGTCTGAGAAGGAATTCTCTCAGAGGTTCGCCCACGTGATCCGTGGTGTGATAGACTTCGCCGGTCTCATTCCTGGTTTCCAGTTATTGACTCAGGACGATAAATTTACGTTATTGAAAAGTGGTCTTTTTGACGCTCTGTTTGTGCGCCTCATTTGTATGTTCGACGCTCCACTCAATAGTATAATCTGCCTCAATGGACAGTTGATGAAACGGGACTCTATCCAGAGCGGTGCTAATGCGCGTTTCCTTGTGGACTCTACATTTAAGTTCGCGGAGCGAATGAACTCTATGAATCTTACGGATGCCGAAATCGGTCTCTTCTGTTCCATAGTCTTAATCACACCTGACCGGCCGGGACTTCGCAATATTGAACTCGTCGAGAGAATGCACGCTCGCCTCAAAGCTTGCCTCCAGAGCGTCATCACCCAAAACAGACCAGATCGGCCCGGATTTCTCCGTGAGCTTATGGATACGTTACCTGATCTCCGTACATTGAGTACACTTCACACTGAAAAGTTGGTCGTATTCAGAACAGAACACAAAGAATTGTTGCGGCAGCAAATGTGGGGCGAGGAAGAAGGATGCCCGTGGGCGGACTCCGTGGCTGACGAATCAGCACGAAGTCCGATCGGTTCAGTGTCGAGCAGCGAGTCCGGAGAGGCGATCGGCGACTGCGGCACGCCGCTGTTGGCCGCCACACTGGCCGGCCGCCGGCGCCTGGACTCCAGGGGCTCAGTAGACGAAGAGGGCCTGGGTATCGCCCACCTGGCGCACAACGGTCTCACGGTCACGCCGGTGCGGCCGCAGCCGCGCTACCGGAAGCTGGACTCGCCCACCGACTCGGGCATCGAGTCCGGCAACGAGAAGCACGAGAGGATCGTGGGCCCCGGCTCGGGCTGCTCCAGCCCGCGCTCGTCGCTGGAGGAGCACGTGGAGGACCGGCGCGGCGCCGACGACATGCCGGTGCTGAAGCGCGTGCTGGAGGCGCCGCCGCTGTACGACACGCCGTCGCTCATGAACGAGGCCTACAAGCCGCACAAGAAGTTCCGCGCCATGCGCCGCGACGTGGGCGAGGCCCCGCCCCCCGCGCAGCCCGCGCTCTCGCCGCGGCCGCCGCGCGCGCCGCTGTCGTCCACGCACTCCGTGCTGGCCAAGAGCCTGATGGAGGGCCCGCGCATGACGCCCGAGCAGCTCAAGCGCACGGACATCATCCAGCAGTACATGCGGCGCAGCGAGGCGCCCGCGCCCGCCCCCCTCTCGCCCGCGCCCGCGCTGCAGCTGCAGGTGGACGTGGCGGACGCGCCGCTCAACCTCTCCAAGAAGTCCCCGTCGCCCGCCCGCTACATGCCCCGCATGCTGGAGGCGTGA